A portion of the Salmo trutta chromosome 1, fSalTru1.1, whole genome shotgun sequence genome contains these proteins:
- the LOC115196399 gene encoding integrin alpha-IIb-like, translating into MTFDTKGDEVYLHQNLVIRSSKYHQWFGATVRSSGNYIVACAPLFHWNVIDVGERDEAQNTPVGNCLVLNTLTGETVNFSPCRDIMTEKVYKVLKYNKDRRYCEVGFSSDITKEGRLLIGAPGGYYFQGQIISAGLPDIVNSANSQNAKPNVAGQTHSPETGGYDHYHGYSVAAGEFTGDSIPDYVVGVPNDRNTAGSVKIYDGITIDFLGVKHTFLGSQVASYFGHSVAVTDINNDGQDDILIGAPLFMECVSGQQLQEVGQVSVYLQRGRSTFHSKPDQKLTGSQVYGRFGSTIAPLSDLDNDGFNDVGVGAPSSGIEGRVFIYMGTSDGLSPQYTQVIESPFRSLGPSPAQFGFTLRGATDIDSNGYPDLIVGAWGVNKIAVYRAQAVVMAKTQLSLYPDFLNPDVKECEHTTTNEPVACFTVMMCLSVSGHSIPEEIVLDAELQLDKMKQPMARRTLLLHTNLPQEYFQLTIQRDVGVVCRNQTAYLRHESEFKDKLSPIFISLNYSLSNSNSQETILHGQRAVVAQTRIILDCGEDNVCVPDLRLTSEEGTDRLLIGDDHPALLVITAENRGEGAYETELEIRPPANTHYQSMVTDREGFSRLICAQKKENQTVVVVCELGNPMKQGQKLQAGLFFSVGNLEKVESHVSFTLQIKSKNSQNPDSNVAHLRIDVSDEATLEMRGGSSPSECVLPIAKWEQKEQPADLEEVGPLVEHVYELRNLGPSTVNARVVVEFPTHHHGDLLLYVFANASEDFLTCHSDSPDIDPYQLVKTGNPTVGTVYKVKQNEVERPEPQHKETVHVNCTSGDTCLRFVCEAKGLERGWSAVVKVMSRLWVQTFLERPYENYVLHSSARYAVIDMPSKIQPEELPSG; encoded by the exons ATGACCTTTGACACAAAAG GTGATGAGGTTTATCTTCACCAGAACTTAGTGATAAGGTCTTCAAAGTACCACCAGTGGTTTGGCGCTACTGTGCGATCCTCTGGAAACTACATTGTG GCCTGTGCCCCTCTGTTCCACTGGAATGTGATAGACGTGGGTGAACGTGATGAGGCCCAGAACACTCCAGTGGGGAACTGCCTAGTGTTGAACACACTGACAGGGGAAACGGTCAACTTCTCCCCCTGCAGAGACATCATGACTGAGAAGGTTTACAAAGTCCTGAAGTACA ATAAAGACAGACGATACTGTGAAGTGGGATTTAGCTCCGACATAACAAAG GAGGGAAGGCTCCTTATTGGTGCCCCTGGAGGCTACTACTTTCAAG GTCAGATCATCAGTGCAGGACTACCTGACATTGTCAACAGTGCCAACAGCCAGAATGCCAAACCTAATGTGGCTGGACAAACCCATTCCCCTGAGACTGGTGGATACGATCATTACCATG GGTATTCTGTGGCCGCTGGCGAGTTTACTGGAGACTCAATACCAG ATTATGTGGTTGGAGTACCTAATGACCGCAACACAGCTGGTTCA GTCAAAATCTATGATGGAATTACAATTGACTTTTTGGGAGTGAAACACACATTCTTAGGCTCTCAG GTGGCCTCTTACTTTGGCCACAGCGTTGCAGTGACTGATATTAACAATGATGG ACAAGATGACATCCTAATCGGGGCGCCCCTCTTCATGGAGTGTGTGTCGGGCCAGCAGTTGCAGGAGGTGGGCCAG GTGAGTGTTTACCTGCAGAGAGGGCGCTCCACCTTCCACTCCAAGCCAGACCAGAAGCTGACAGGTTCCCAGGTGTACGGACGCTTTGGCAGCACCATCGCCCCCCTCAGTGACCTGGACAATGACGGTTTTAATG atgTTGGTGTGGGAGCCCCATCCTCAGGCATTGAAGGGAGGGTTTTCATCTACATGGGAACTAGCGATGGACTGTCTCCCCAGTATACCCAGGTCATTGAGAGTCCCTTCCGGTCCCTAGGTCCCTCTCCAGCACAGTTTGGCTTCACCCTGAGAGGAGCCACTGACATTgattcaaatggctacccag ATCTAATTGTTGGTGCATGGGGAGTCAATAAGAttgctgtgtacag GGCTCAAGCCGTGGTGATGGCAAAGACCCAACTCTCCCTCTACCCTGACTTCCTGAACCCAGATGTGAAGGAGTGTGAGCACACCACCACCAACGAGCCTGTGGCCTG CTTCACAGTCATGATGTGCCTTAGTGTGTCTGGCCACAGCATTCCAGAGGAGATAG TTCTAGATGCAGAGCTTCAGCTGGACAAGATGAAACAGCCAATGGCCCGGAGGACCCTGTTGCTGCACACAAATCTGCCCCAAGAGTATTTCCAGCTAACCATTCAGAGAGATGTGGGAGTGGTCTGCAGGAACCAAACCGCTTACCTAAGG CATGAGTCAGAGTTCAAGGACAAGTTGAGCCCCATCTTCATCTCCCTGAACTACAGCCTGTCCAACTCCAACTCCCAGGAGACCATACTGCATGGCCAGAGAGCTGTGGTCGCACAG ACCAGAATCATTCTGGACTGCGGAGAGGACAATGTCTGTGTCCCTGACCTGAGGCTGACTTCTGAAGA AGGTACCGACCGTCTTCTGATAGGGGATGACCACCCTGCCCTGCTGGTCATCACAgcggagaacagaggagagggggccTACGAGACCGAGCTGGAGATACGCCCACCAGCCAACACACACTACCAGAGTATGGTGACTGACAGAGAG GGCTTCAGCAGGTTGATCTGTGCTCAGAAGAAGGAGAACCAGACGGTGGTGGTGGTCTGTGAGCTGGGAAACCCTATGAAGCAGGGCCAGAAG CTCCAGGCCGGTCTGTTCTTCAGCGTGGGGAACCTGGAGAAGGTGGAGAGCCACGTGTCATTCACATTACAGATCAAAAG caagaacagccagaaccctgaCAGTAATGTGGCCCATCTGAGGATCGATGTCAGCGATGAAGCAACTCTGGAGATgcgggg GGGCTCCTCTCCATCTGAGTGTGTCCTGCCCATTGCCAAGTGGGAACAGAAGGAGCAGCCTGCTGACCTGGAGGAGGTTGGCCCGCTAGTGGAACACGTCTATGAG TTGAGAAACCTGGGTCCGAGCACGGTCAACGCCAGGGTGGTAGTAGAGTTCCCCACACATCACCATGGAGACTTACTGCTCTATGTGTTCGCTAACGCCTCCGAGGATTTCCTCACCTGCCACTCTGACTCCCCTGACATCGACCCATATCAG TTGGTTAAGACCGGGAATCCTACTGTTGGTACAGTGTACAAGGTTAAACAGAATGAGGTGGAACGACCGGAGCCTCAGCACAAAGAGACCGTTCATGTG AACTGCACCAGTGGAGATACCTGTCTGAGGTTTGTGTGTGAGGCCAAAGGTCTGGAAAGAGGCTGGAGCGCTGTAGTGAAGGTGATGTCCCGACTCTGGGTACAAACCTTCCTggag AGGCCTTATGAGAATTATGTCCTCCACTCTTCAGCACGCTATGCGGTTATAGATATGCCCTCTAAGATCCAGCCTGAAGAGCTGCCAAGTGGCTGA